A portion of the Stegostoma tigrinum isolate sSteTig4 chromosome 44, sSteTig4.hap1, whole genome shotgun sequence genome contains these proteins:
- the LOC132206827 gene encoding uncharacterized protein LOC132206827, producing MSSKSLFVDGVSVGMTCFQEFLCVSLFVLSKMDGCVVPKWWPFSSVCKDTSDRGSCLLVDIYQQAATDLTPQLENRITASLIKLQKSGELNKRLFQKMKPDGSNTPRFYGLPKIHKPGAPLRPIVSLPGTPTYRLAKELHQRLKHRVEDSRHSIHSSQEFLNTIKSTKIEEDEIMVSFDVTALFTSININLAKETLTTLVEEPKTHTPDTTNLISKDKIIKLVDLCLTTHFTFNNKTYRQTNGTPMGSPTSGFLAEGVVQRLEQTALPIIQPKLWVCYVDDTFVITKRNKLEETFKTINNILPDVKFTKEEEHNNKLHS from the coding sequence atgagCTCCAAAtctctgtttgttgatggagtttcggttggaatgacatgcttccaggaattcttgtgcgtgtctctgtttgtcttgtccaagatggatggatgtgttgtcccaaagtggtggcctttctcatctgtatgcaaggatactagtgatcgtgggtcatgtcttttggtGGATATTTACCAACAGGCGGCGACAGACCTGACCCCACAActggagaaccgaatcacagcctcactcataaaacttcaaaaatctggagaattaaacaagagactcttccaaaaaatgaaaccagatggatccaacacaccacgcttctacggactacccaaaattcacaaaccaggagctcccctcagacccatagtctcactacctggaacaccaacatACAGactagccaaggaactacaccaaagactaaaacaccgagtagaagactcacgccactccattcactccagcCAAGAATTCTTGAACACCATCAAAagcaccaagatagaagaggatgaaataatggtctcctttgacgtaacagccctgttcacatccatcaacatcaatctggccaaagaaacactgactacactagtcgaagaaccaaagacacatacaccagacaccaccaacctcatcagcaaggacaaaatCATCAAGCtcgtggacctatgcctcaccacccacttcactttcaataacaaaacctacagacaaactaacggtacacccatgggatctccgacatcagggttcttagcagagggagtagtgcagagactcgaacaaacagctctgccaatcatccaacccaaactttgggtctgctacgtggatgacacctttgtcatcactaaacgaaacaaattagaggaaacattcaagaccatcaataatatccttcctgatgtaaaattcacaaaagaggaggaacaCAACAACAAACTGCATTCCTAG